One Parageobacillus sp. KH3-4 genomic region harbors:
- a CDS encoding Rrf2 family transcriptional regulator yields the protein MKISTKGRYGLTIMIELAKKYGDRPISLRSIAKANNLSEHYLEQLVTPLRNAGLVKSIRGAYGGYVLADHPAKITAGDVIRVLEGPISPVEELDEEEPAKRELWIRVRDAVEEVLDSTTLEDLAKYSEGDDEAYMFYI from the coding sequence ATGAAGATTTCAACAAAAGGCAGATATGGATTAACAATTATGATTGAACTGGCAAAAAAGTACGGGGATCGCCCGATTTCGTTGCGTTCGATTGCAAAAGCGAACAATTTGTCCGAACATTATCTGGAACAGCTTGTTACACCGCTGAGGAATGCTGGGCTTGTCAAAAGCATCCGCGGGGCATATGGCGGATACGTGCTAGCAGATCATCCTGCAAAAATTACGGCAGGGGATGTCATTCGTGTTTTAGAAGGACCGATTAGCCCCGTGGAGGAGCTGGACGAGGAAGAACCGGCAAAACGTGAATTATGGATTCGCGTTCGCGATGCCGTGGAGGAAGTGTTGGACAGCACGACGCTGGAAGATTTGGCGAAATATAGCGAAGGTGATGATGAAGCATACATGTTTTACATTTAA